Within the Mustela lutreola isolate mMusLut2 chromosome 2, mMusLut2.pri, whole genome shotgun sequence genome, the region AGCAGCTAGCACGGCAGCCTGAGGCTGCGGTCCTTGGAACGGCTGGCGTGCCAGGTGGAACCTTGGCTGGCACCCGGGAACCGGAGTCTCAGGATGGTTGGAGGGCTTACACCCTCCCTATGAGCAACGCGGATCATGCGGAGCGCCCGACCTCCTTCCGGGTCTAGAATGTTGGAAGCTGCGAGGCCACGAGAgccccaggctccctgtgagctTCTAGGAGACGCCATCTCCCATGTGCGGTCGTCTCCTCCGTGGGGTAATTAACACATCCTGTGTGATTCCGGGGGAGCAGATCGGGAAGCAAGTGCCTGGTCTCCCGACCCGCCCCCACAcaccttttccctctgctggtgTGTCCCTGCGTCCTTTCACCGTAGTAAGTGGTAGCCAGAAGGACGAGTGTATGCGGAGTCCTAGGAGCCACAGGGTGGTCCTGGGGACCTGGGCAAGCTCCCCagagctcttccctctgcccctggcctgCTTCTGGGCCCGGGACAGCTACCCTGACACTTTCACTTCCCACAGAAATACTACCCGCCCGACTTTGACCCGTCAAAGATCCCCAAACTCAAGCTCCCCAAGGATCGGCAGTACGTGGTGCGGCTGATGGCTCCCTTCAACATGAGGTGAGTGTCCCCCCGTATGACTCCCCACGTGGCCCCTCACGTGGCCTCCTACATCATTCGTGGCAGACACACCTGGTGCCTGACATCCCCAGGGAGTGGCTCATTCGCGGCACTGAGACGTCGACCCAGCGAGCGCAGGACTGTGCTGACCCTTGCTTTCCTCCCAGAACAcccctgactctgagcccccaGCCAGTGTCCACCTCAAGACCTCGATTGTGGGTTATAAGTGTGAGTGCAGAGATGGGACCCGGTGTACTCTTTCCCTGCCTCCAGCAGGCACACTTCTTCagaccccaggacctttgcacaggctgttccttctgcctggatcATTATTCCTTCTGCTCTCACCTGGCCAGCTCTTCACCCCACAGGTCTTGGTTAAACCCCACCCTCTcagggacatctggctggctcagctggtcgaccctcttgatctcagggtcgtgagttcaagccccatgttaggtgtagagattaatttttaaaaataacaagttcTAAAAATACGTTTCAAAAAAACTATTTTagtaaaatcttggaaaaacCCTCACTCCCCAAGAGTCCCCTGTGACCCCCCCGTCTGACCCCTTCCATAATTCCCCCTCCCTCACCATCCCCAGATCTTGGCCTTTGTACGGCTTCACAATTACCGTGTCTTACAGATTCTGAGCCTCGtgctttttttcatgttttagcGTGTTGAAGTCAAACACCTGGTCATCAGACCCCTCGTTCTGTGAAACTCAGTGTGTGTTTGCATATCATTGGTCCATTCTctccttcattcactcatttttaaaattcagcaatCCTTTtgggcacctgctgtgtgccagggccTTGGCAAAACGGGGGACGCTGTGGGGAACAAGATACCCCCCGAGCACCAGCCAGGCCATTGCGAGTGTGTGACAGGCAAGTCTCAGCAGGTCTGGGTCGTCTGGGTGCTTCCCCAGCAGGGGACTCGGGGGCCAAGGGCCAGGCACATACTAGGAAAAGCGTGCTAGGTTGGGGGACTCGGAGGCAGGCTGCTTCAGGAGGGAGGGAGCTCCCTGTCCCAGGGGGTATGCCAGCAGCCACCTGCCAGAATGCCAGGAGGAAccagggtgctggggtggcttgAGTCCCTCTGTCCTGACCCGCAGGTGTAAGACGTGCGGAGAGTACATCTACAAGGGCAAGAAGTTCAACGCGCGCAAGGAGACGGTGCAGAACGAGGCCTACCTGGGCCTGCCCATCTTCCGCTTCTACATCAAGTGCACGCGGTGCCTGGCAGAGATCACCTTCAAGGTAGACACCAGCCCTGCCGGCGGGTCCTCCCCgcggggggctccctgctcctgtcCTCTCGAGCTCCCGTGTCACGCCATCCCCAGGAGACAGGCTTGTTTCCGGTGGCGTTCTGTACAAAGGCCCGGGTGTTCAACGACACGGGATTCAGGGAGCAGACCGCACCGTGGCACGTGGCCGGTCATGGTCACGACCGTGTTGAGAATTTGGGGGAGCGGCCGGGGACCTTATGTCCTGCCGGAATTTCTTTTACCTAACTCTTTTCCTCTtgggtataaaaaaaaaaggacattgaaAGAATGACAtattttgattactttttttaagaagatttaggTATTGAAGGGCGAGCGAGCGCGTGCACAAGCCgaggggttgggaggggcagagggagagaaaatctcaagcagatcctTGCTGGCCGTGATCCCAGCGAAGGGCTCGGTCTCCCCAcgcggagatcatgacctgagccgaagtcaagagtcagatgctcaaccgactgggcCCCACTCCCCGCCCTGGGCGCACCTATTTGGGgtcccttttatttttctgacagagacacagcgagaggggacacaagcagagacacgagagagggagaagcaggctcccactgagcagggagcctcatgtggggctcgatcccaggaccctgggatcatgacctgagcctcccaggcgcccccttggaGTACTTTTTTAAGCATCTGTAGTAAGATGGGAGTCACGTACCATGTACGGTGTCTGATTTGGTGGCACTTAGTGTGCTCACAGAGGACTAAGCTGACCCTGTGCCCAGTTCCAAGAAATTTCCGTCACCCCCAAAATGAGCCCCCTAACCATTAGCAGTCGGTCCCCGTTGGGCACCCCCAGGAGTCCCCGTCTGCTCTCCGCCTGCGGACGTGCCCGTCACGATGGTTCTCATGCAGGGTGCCCTGCGCCCTGTCCTCGTGCACGTCTCCTGGTGTGGTTCCGGGTTCCCCTGACCGTGGCGTGTGGTGGGGCTCCTCCTGCCTCACGGTCAGTCACGTTCCCGTGTGGGAACACACCACGTTGTACGCCGCCCTCTGTCCcctggatggacacttgggtccTTTCCAgaaaattatctctgtttttcCTGAACGGTAATGATAACGTATGTGTTTCTATGATATTGACGATTTTACGATATTTACAAATAGATACTaatttttaacttgatttttttttttaagattttatttatttatttgacagacagagatcacaagtaggcagagaggcaggcagagagagagaggaggaaggaggctccctgctgagcagacagcccgatatggggcttgatcccaggaccctgggatcatgacctgagcccagggcagaggctttaacccactgagccacccaggtgccccagcaaatagatactaatttttaaagactaGAGGAGCTCTGGCAAGACGGTGCAGATCGGCTCTCCCGCTGAAGAACTTCGGGCGATTAAGTAGACGGGGCTGCATGTGTGGGTCACGGGTCCCTGCGCCCACACATCGTGGGCACAGAACTCAGAACTGTGGGGCCGGTGCCAGAAGTCTgcctgctgctgccgccgcccgGCCAGCCCTGAGCCTGGAAACAAACGCTCGGGAGGCGCTCGTGTGGGTTCCGGGACACGGGCTCCCCGTCGTCCTCGCGCTTCCTCTCCTAGTGACGCGCTCCGAACCGGGGCTGCTTCCCCGCCCGCAGCAAGGCGGCGGGGCTGGCACCGGGGATCCCGCCTGACCCTCGCCCGCTTCCCCTCCTGTCCGCATCCTCTGCACCCGCAgtgcctctgtctctgtcacagcGAGAAACCGACCCTGAGTATCACTGTTAACCATGAGCCACACACCGTGTGGGTTTCCCTGTTTCCCCTGATTCCGACTCGGCGCTCCAGGGTCTCGTCTGGGATGCGAGCTTGTGTTTCCGCTCTGCATCCTAGAAGTGCATATAGGAGCACGCTCTGTATGTACTGATATGTGATTTATGAATACAAGAAACTGTGAACACGTGTGCGCACACGCAGCAGACAGGAAGACACAGGGCACGTGCAAAGGCCCGGAGACTCGCATTCGCGGTTGGGCAGAGGTTGGAGGGAGGCAGCGGGCAGGTGCAGAGGGGTCTGGAGAGGACAGGGGCACTAGAAAGTAGCGTCCAACCCAAGCATTGAGACAAGACCAGCGGGGTGGCCGGGGGACGTCGCGCAGTGTCTGAGTGTCTCTACTCTTGGCTTCAGTTCAGGCCTCGATCTCAGCGTCGTGAGGTCAAGCGCCgggtcaggctccatgttgggctcggCCTTCGGGGTGTTGGGCTTGGCCCTCGGGGTGGGGGCGTCTGCTTGAGACGCCCTCTCCGTCCTCCTCGGCCCTccggctcatgctctcactctctctctaaagtaaacaaatcttcaaattaaaaaaaagacccgGATGGGGACGAGCAGGAGTGAGGCACGGACAGGAGGTGCCCCGGTGGCCGGCTGCTGGCCAGCAGAAGCGCCTGTGCCCGGGGCCGTAGGATTGACGTCTGCCCGTTCTCCCTTGCAGACGGACCCCGAGAACACCGACTACACCATGGAGCACGGAGCCACGCGGAACTTCCAGGCGGAGaagctcctggaggaggaggagaagagggtaCAGAAGGAGCGCGAGGACGAGGAGCTCAACAACCCCATGAAGGTGAGGCCGGCGCCGCCCCGGGCCCGGGCAGGGCGATGGGGTGGGCAGGGGCGGTCGGCAGAGCCCCGAAGTGGTCCCAGGAGCCCACCCCCTGGCCACACCCCCGTGCAGCCCCCAGAGTGCGCGTGCAGGAATCTCACACCTGCGATCAGGTGGTGACATTGGGTCACGGTCGACCTCGGGAGAGGGAGGCTGTCCAGCGGGCCGGACCTCTCGCCTGAGCCCTTCATCTGGGTCTAGAGGACGTTAGCGGAGTGAAGGAGCCGGCCTGGAGTGGGGGCCCATGTGGCCCCCTGTCAATAGCCAGCAAGAACGCGGGGACCTCAGTCCCACAGCCAGAAGGAAGAAGACTCTGCCAGCAGTCCGAGCCAGGCCAGGCCTCGGGCGAGACCCCCAGCCCCTGATTTCGCTTCTGGAAGCCTTGTCGGAGAACGCAGCCACGCTGCACTGGGCCTGGGACCCACACTGGCCAGGGGACAGCGAGAGCCCTGTGGTTTGAAGCTGTGGAGCTGGGGACAGACTGTCATGCAGCTGGGGAGAACGAATCCAAGGGGCAGGAAGTCGGACTTGAGAAGGCGAGGTGCTTCCTGCGGCCGGCTCCCCCGTGTTTGCACAGAGGACACCCATGACCGGTGGCTGTGAAGACCAGAAGCATGGAAGGAAACGTTCTCTTGAATGttccctggctgtgtgaccttgggcaaagcccttggcctctctgggcttcagaatCCTGGTATATTCTTGAATGttccctggctgtgtgaccttgggcaaggcccttggcctctctgggcttcagaatCCTGGTATATCAAATGGCTTCGATGACCGGCCTCAGAGGTTGTGCGGGGCTTAAGTGAGTTTGTACACGGGCGACTCTTGGGACAGGCCCCAGCACGTGCGCAGGAATCCCCGCTTGATGAAACTCTGACCGGCCCTCTTCAAACAAACCGTCCTCTTCAGTCTGTCTCGGAAATGGAATGACGGCTGTGTTCCTTccggcctcccccacccccgtaaAGCCCATCCATCCCTGGGCCCTCCATGCCACTCTTGGCTGTTTTCTGAGCCCGCATGTCGGACCTGAAGCGGGGTTCTCCACAGCGAGCAGCGCGGCAGGGAGGGACGCAGGCTCTGCCGAGGGGACCGTGTCCCGGCAGCGGTCTGCATGGTCGTGTCCATCCCGGTCCACCCACACGACCACGGGGGTTTATGGCCTGAGTTACCCCAGAATTGCACCTTTACAAACATTTCTGTCCTCCAGTTTCTGGGGCTCAGGAGGCCCAAGGAGCTAAGCTGGGTGGTTCGGGCCCAGCGTCTCTCCAGAGGCCGCATCTCTGAAGGCTCAGCCGGCCATGTCCTTGCCACGGGGCGTCTGCACCCCCGCACGACGCGGCACCGGCCTCCCCAGAGCCAGCGATCTGGAGGAGCCGGGAGGACCCACCATCAGAGGGACACGCTGTTGTCCCATCACATCCCCCTCGGAGCAGGGCCCCGAGTCCAGCCCGTACTCACGGGAGGGGGAGTGGGGCTCTGCTTTTTCAGGGGAGAAATATCAAGACTATTGGGGGACACATATTCAAACCCTCAGGACTGCCACTTCCCTCTGGCCGCAGTCCCAACAGCCCCGAAGAGGCCAGTGCAGGCTTCCCGCCCATGCCTCAGAGACTCGGGCTGGCATTGTCGCAGGGATGGAACTGGCTCACGCGCGGCCACGTATCAGCCTGGGGCCCGGCGTGTCATGATTGCTCAGACTCGTTTTTAATCTTCgttactgttatttttaagtaagctgtgCACCCAGCGTGGGGTTCAAACTCCTGGCCCGGAGACCAAGGGTCGCACGTTCCTCCAGCAGCCAGCCAGGCCCCTCCTCTTTGTTTTTACTGCTGTGTCATGGCGGACCTGGGCCAGACACCGGCGGGGTGGCCTCAGCAGAGCAGCCCCCCGCCCCACACCTTTCTGCTCTGAGCTGGGGAATGGGGGCAGCCGGGGGACGGGGCAGGAGGCCCCTGCGCAGGCAGTGTGGGTGCAGGTGGGCGTGGGGGCTCCTCCCCGGCAGgtgccgccccccgcccccgcggcccCAGCAGCCGCGCACACTGAGCCTGGGTCCTGCCCACCAGGTGCTGGAGAACCGGACCAAGGATTCGAAGCTGGAGATGGAGGTTCTAGAGAACCTGCAGGAGCTCAAGGACCTGAACCAGCGGCAGGCCCACGTGGACTTCGAGGCCATGCTGCGGCAGCACCGGCTGTCGGAGGACGAGCGGcagaagcaggagcaggaggaggacgAGCGGGAGACGGCGTGAGTGCTCCCAGCGGCGCGGGCGGCGTCCTCGGTGCTCACAGCCTTTGCTCAGGCCTCTGCCTGCGGCGCCCTTCCGGGACTTCCGTGGCTCCTCCAGGCGGCCCTTCTGCAGGAGGCCTTTCCCGTGCTCCCCCcacacctctctttctctcccgtGGGGTCTGTGTCGGGGTCACCAGCATCACCCCCCAGGTTTGATGACTCGGCAGGGTGGGGTCCCTCAGGCCCGGGCCTGCTGTGTCCACACTTTCCACAGGGCACTGACCGCCCTGGAACCTTCCCTCTGCTTCCGTGTCTCCGTCTCATCGCCTCCTCCCTCTTCCGGAATCTGAACGGGACCCCGGTTTGGCTTCTGCGTTCCCAGGGGGGCGGGCGGCGAATGGCGCACAGGGAGAGCGGAGTCCTCGTGGAGCACCAGGCGCTGGGTGGTCCTGGTCGCAGCGTCCATCGAGGGGACTGTGGTGTGGGGAGCTCCCAGCCAGAGTTCCAGCCGAGGCAGGTGGGGGCCAGTGGCCGGCACTTAACCATGCCGCCCTGGGTGGCCAGAGAGGATTGCCGGGTGTCTGGGGGCCCCTCGCTGCCCCGCTCACTCCTGTTGGGGGATGTCGATCCCACAGGGCCTTGGTGGAGGAGGCGCGCAGACGCCGGCTGCTGGAGGACTCTGACtcggaggaggaggcggcggctcCTGCCCCACCGCGGCTGGCCGTCCGGCCCAGGCCCACCGccatcctggaggaggtgagtgTGCCGGCATCCCCCAAGGGCTTTGGGGGGCAGCAGAGAGGGGGAGCTGGGCCTGGCACCAACGGCCAGAGACCGACTGTGCGTCAGCAGGCCCAGCTGCATGCCAGGATAGCCTTGTCTCCAGAGCCTGCAGTCAGCCAGCCCCTGCTCAGCCACTAAGATGGGAACACCCCCAGACTCGGAGACTTAGGGACGCAGATGTGTGTTTCTTCATCCCCATAACAGCCCTGGGGTGACCGCCAGGACTTGCAGGCCATGCTGCTCCCAGCACTCAGGGACCCGGGCTCTTTGCAGCTTGTCTGTCTGCTCTCTCCTGGAGCGTGGGTCCCAGCTCTGGGGTCGCGGCTTCTGgccagggtggggctgggaggggtaCCCGCCAGATACTCGGGCAGCAGGACTAGTGAGTTGCAGGGGGTCTGGGGGCTGGGGCCTCTCGACGGCCCTGGGCtggcagcagggagcagggaggagcatCTGGCAGGTGGACTGTGAGCACTTTCCAGCACAGCGTCTCATCCAGGGCCGTCAAGGCCATGCTGGCGTGTTAATCGAAGTTGGGGCACTAAAGCGAGAAATGACAAGTAGCGGTCACCCCAgccatgttttattttcactCTCACGTGTTGGTGGTCCCTGCCAGCCAGATGCAGGTTCAGCCGCTGGGTTGGACCCAGTCACGCTGTTCTAACTGCTTGGAGGTGACTTAAAAGTTGTGCTCAGCCACTCAGAACGGCATCGGGCCCAGGCAGCGTCCTATTCTAGTGGCCTGGGGGTGGCGGCGGGGGGCTGCCCTCACTGCTGCACCTTCACGTCCTAGCCAGGGGCAAGGGCCCGGCCCGGGGCTCCCGTCCCACACAATCCGTTGGCAGTGGCACGCATGCCATTGGTCAGAGCCCAGCCACCTGAGCACATGGTGCTGCAAAGGAGGATGGGAAATGTAGtctctgtgggggaggggcgcagCCATGTTTCCACGGAGGCTGGTGACTGTCCTGGGAGAGAATGGCCCTTGGGGTGGTGCTTGCCCGTCCCTTACTCTCAGACAACCAGGACACTCTCCTTGAGGTGCTGTCCCCTGCTGACAAGGTCTCACGCTGTCTTTCTTAAATAAACCGCCCCCAGAACTGTctaaaatttcctcttttcttctgtcaCGTGGAAGAGACGGGAGCCGTCGTGAGAGCAGTCTGGCTTCCTTTGCCGCCCCCGGACTCCCCcgttccctgccccccccacgcGTCTGTTCCAGGCGTCTTCCATGCACCTGGTTTGAGGACGCGCTTCTTGTTTGGTTTGCGCCGCACGGTGCCACTGAGACGTCCCAAAGCCTTGCCATGACGTCTGTCCCCTTCCGCGCCGAGGCGCCCGTGTCCACGGTTTTGCTTAGTGGCAGTGCGTGTCGCGGGCGGACACAGGCTTGGGGAGGAGGCTCACGAGGGCCGGCGCTGGCCCGCCGTGGGGGCCCCGTGGGTCCGTTCAGAAAGCGGCAGCTGGAACGGCTGGTCTCTCTGTAACCCACTGGACCACGTCCGTCCCTGTCCGTGCTCGCTCGAGGGGCCCCGGCCGGTGCACAGGTGGCCACGTGCGGCCACGCGCCTCTGGGGTCCCCCTCCTGTGCTCCCTGCTCCTGCCGAACCAGCTCTCCGGTGTCCCTGCTCCAGGCCTTGGCCTCATGCTCCGCCGCTCGGAGCGCGGTCCCTCTCGTCCACTTGTTAACTGCTCATTCTGATGGCTGCACACAGCCCCTCTCCGAGGAGACCTGGCCCGACCGCCTTATGGACTGGCCGCTGTCGCTCAGCTGTCACACCACACTGAAGTCTTTCCTCGTGTCACACCACCTGTGAGGACAGACGTCCCGTCGATCTGTTCGCTGGCCCGTCCCACCTCCTCCCGCAGACGGCGGCCCCGAAGGCAGCGCCCCGTCCCTCGTGCCCCGGACAGCTCCAGCTCCCAGCTCGGACAGGACCTGCTGAGGCCCATGTTTCAGCATAAAACAGACAAAAGGGGTCCCTGCCCGTACCGTTGAAGAGCCCGATGGAGATGGGCCTGAGCCCGTCCCTGCCTTCCCCTCGCTAGTCCCCAAAGTGGGAGCCTCCGTTTTCCCTCGCTCCGTCGAACACGTTGGTAGAGCACCTTTGTGCCAAGAGTTGTCTGTGGCACCGTGGACCCAGTCGTGAACACGACAGGAACCCCCAGCACGGTTGAGGGGGTTACGTCCCGAGGCAGTGGAGGCCACTGAGGGCGTGGACATGCAGCACTCGCTCGACCACATGATCTTAAACTGTAGAGAAAGGTTTCTCAGAGGAGCTGATGCCTGGGTGGGGtattgaaggatgagtaggagttcacCAGATGCCTTAGAGGAAAGGGGGCATTGCAGGTGGAGGGAATGACATGGATAAAGACCCAGAGGGGAGAAGGCGTGGTGCGATTCAGGAAGTGTAAGTGCCGGAGAAGGTGGGATTGGGGCCAGTTCACCCACTCAtgtcccccctcacccccaggccCCAAAAgccaagaggaaggcagaaagctGGGAACGGAGTGTCGGCACCCTTGGCAGCAGGCCCCAGCTGTCGGGCCTGGTCGTGGTGAAGAAAACAGACCTGGGTTGCAGCACCCGGCAGGGCCTGGCATCGCCCACCTCCCAGGGTAGGTgcgcaccccccaaccccccaccgccTCCTGTGACTGGAGCGCAGTGCCCCAGGGGGCCATCAGGTGATAGCAGGCCCTTCTCGGGGCTTCGGGGGGTGGGCGGTGCGCCCCCAGCCCGGGCGTGGGGTTGAGGCCGGGTGGGCCAGCTCTCCTCTCGCCCCCAGGGCCCGTGCGGAGCAGCAAAGCAGCTGACCCTGCGCCCCGGTTGCCGGGCACCTCCTCCCTGAGCCAGCTGGGGGCCTATTCGGACAGCGAGGACAGCAGCGGCAGCAACTGAGACCCAGGCCCTTCCCCAGGTCAAGGTCCCGCATCCAGAGCACCAGCCAGAGCCACGCGTGACTGGGCGAACCCGGAAGTCCTCTGCGGCAGGCAGGGCCGGCACGGGCTGCGGCCAGGGGACTCGGTTTCTGTCCTCTCCCCTCACCTGCCGGCCCTCGGGGACCTCGGGGTCCCCAGCTGACACTGCCGCCCTCCGTTTGGGGCCGTGCCATCCCTGGGAGGGCTCCCAGCAGGCCTCTGTGGGCCACACGGGGCTAATCCGGCCTCTTGGCTCTCGGAAGCTGACAGACGGTAAAGGTCCGTTGACTGGTGGACGTCTGAGGGGGTTGTACGTAGCACTAGATCGCCGGGCCCGCCGCTGGTCACCGGGCGGGAAATTGACGCCGGAGCTCACGTGGTTTCGGTGGCCCGACTCCGGCTCCCCGGCTCTGGGATAGTTCTCGCCCGCTCCAGAACGTTCTGGTTGAAGGTCCTGTGCTCCCGCCAGACTCCTTCAGCCCCTGATCCGCAGCTCTGCTCTCccgccccctcacccccagcgTCGCCGgcctctgcccccctcccgcATACTCACATTAGTTTGGCATCTGGGAATGCAGCTTTGTGCTTCCCGCTGGCAGAGTGTGGGATCCAGCCAGGCCCCGGGGCCCCACCTCACCCTGAAAACAGGACCCCAGGGGGCCCAAGTTCTGGAATGCAGATGGTGGCCCCGGCTTGGGCTTGCTGGTTGGTGCGTCCCTCCCTCCAGTTCCCCCCAGCAGCATCCTCTCTGTGGTCACCTTGGCCGTGGTGGGAGTACTTACGCCGCGGGAGTCCGCACACAGATCAGTGCCCTGTGCAGGAGAGCCAGCTGTGGGCACTTAACAGCCTGCCCGGCCCGCTTCCCCAAAGTCAAAGTCAGCATCGTCCCGCGCGCGCTGCCCCGGATGGGGCTGTTCAGAGCAGCGGCTGGAGGAGAGCATCCAGGCCAGGAAGCACTTGTGGGAGAGATGAGGACGCGTGGGGCCCGCTCACTCTGATGTGTCCCCGCAGCCCATCTCCTGAGCTCCCGTCCTTTGTGGCCGTGTGTGCGTGCCAGCTGTCCCTGTTCTTTGCTGAAGATCATGGATCCTGTTCTGAAACTCGGATCAGTGAACTATGATTGGTGGGCCAAAGCTGGCCCACAGCCTgtttttgtgaataaagttttattggcacagcAGCCTGCCCGTTTGTGTGCATATGAGGTATGGCTGCTTTGCTCCACGGCAGCAGAGCCAACAGGTCAGGTTTACCATCAGGTCCCAGATAGAGAAGGGTTGCCGGCCCCCGTCTGGGTCGCCctgctctgctcttcctgctcTGCTCCCCACGGCCTCCAGGGGAAGGTGCTGACACCGCCCTCACGCCAATTTCCAGGCTCACCCCATGCCCGCGGCTCTGTGCCCAGGGTCACTTGAGAATGGGCGCCAGCTGCGGGATGCAGTCTGCGGGATCCCCTTAGCAATAACAGCTAATGTGGGCGAAGCCTTGCCACTTGCCGGACCCCTGCCGAGCTCGGGCAGACGCCCTCCTCTGAGTTTCCTACAGCAAGTTGCCCgctccaaataaaaataaaaaaatatatatatgtatatcatttatCTATAAAGTACgtattaaaatgtgtatataatttaatatatatcatgaattttataatttaatattactatatataatatatacttatacatttttattttttatttcatttattaattttttgagcacctactttgtgcACAGATGTGTTTTAGGGACTGGGGCTACAACGCTGAAGGCACACCTACGACGATAATGCCCTAAAGAAAAGAGCAATAGTCCCACCTCCTAATGGTGACGTTACGTTCGGAAGATGGGGGGAGATCGTGGACGTATCTGAACAGAACAGTAAGCTCTGAAGAGAGGCGAGCACGCACTGGagacagcaggggtgggggtgggtcttGTCCCCCACGCTGCCCCCCATCAGCTACTGCTGTGTGAGGAGGTCCCTGAGAAGGGCGCAGCGGCAAACATAGGAGCCTGGGGGGGCGGATCTGCTGGGTTCTTGGCCTCAGGGTCTTATGCGGCTGCCCCTCACCTGGGGCAGTGCTGTGGTCTCATCGGAAGGCCCGTCCGGGGCTGGATCTGCTCCCACGCTCACTTGAGTGGCTGTTGGCCATTCCTCATGGGCTCTTCGCCAAAGGCGGCCCTCAGCTGCTCACCTACACGGCCCCCTGATGGCCGGACCCCATAAAGCAGCACAAGGGTCTGTGGGAAGT harbors:
- the YJU2 gene encoding splicing factor YJU2 isoform X2; this translates as MCGRLLRGKYYPPDFDPSKIPKLKLPKDRQYVVRLMAPFNMRCKTCGEYIYKGKKFNARKETVQNEAYLGLPIFRFYIKCTRCLAEITFKTDPENTDYTMEHGATRNFQAEKLLEEEEKRVQKEREDEELNNPMKVLENRTKDSKLEMEVLENLQELKDLNQRQAHVDFEAMLRQHRLSEDERQKQEQEEDERETAALVEEARRRRLLEDSDSEEEAAAPAPPRLAVRPRPTAILEEAPKAKRKAESWERSVGTLGSRPQLSGLVVVKKTDLGCSTRQGLASPTSQGPVRSSKAADPAPRLPGTSSLSQLGAYSDSEDSSGSN
- the YJU2 gene encoding splicing factor YJU2 isoform X1 — protein: MSERKVLNKYYPPDFDPSKIPKLKLPKDRQYVVRLMAPFNMRCKTCGEYIYKGKKFNARKETVQNEAYLGLPIFRFYIKCTRCLAEITFKTDPENTDYTMEHGATRNFQAEKLLEEEEKRVQKEREDEELNNPMKVLENRTKDSKLEMEVLENLQELKDLNQRQAHVDFEAMLRQHRLSEDERQKQEQEEDERETAALVEEARRRRLLEDSDSEEEAAAPAPPRLAVRPRPTAILEEAPKAKRKAESWERSVGTLGSRPQLSGLVVVKKTDLGCSTRQGLASPTSQGPVRSSKAADPAPRLPGTSSLSQLGAYSDSEDSSGSN